The Scatophagus argus isolate fScaArg1 chromosome 12, fScaArg1.pri, whole genome shotgun sequence genome includes the window TTTTGCTGAATGGAGCAGCGGACCTGTCCGTTGGTCTCAGAGTCTCTGTCCTGCACGTTAATGATTCCCACCTCTGTACCAGGTGACACGTTCTCGGGTATGGGGTTAGACACAgattttaaatatattacagGTGCGTTGTCATTTACGTCTGTTAGATCAACGTAAACCTTAGCGTAAGAAGTTAGTCCCAGTCCATCTTTTGCCGTGACCCGCAGTTCAAATAAACGCTTCTTTTCAAAGTCCGTGGTACCAATGACTCTGATTTCTCCAGTTTTACTGTCAATAGAAAACACCTTTTCGTCCGTCTCTGTAACATGACCAAAGTCATATGTCACCTCACCATTCAccccatcatcttcatcagttgCACTTACTGTAACTACTACAGTGTCAAGAGGAGAGTTCTCAGGCAGACTGGCTTTATAAACGGACTGGCTAAACTCTGGGGCGTTATCATTAGCATCCAGTACAGTGACATGTATCATTACAGTACCCGATCGCTGTGGAGAACCTCCATCGAGAGCTGTCAGAGCCAAATCAAtctcctgctgtgtctctctATCAAGTTTATTATCCAGAACAAGTTCAACTCTTTGAGCATCCGTCatcagaataaaatgttcattcttTTGCAGACTATACCTCTGAACAGAATTTTGACCAATATCCGCGTCATGCGCTTCCTCTATTAAGAAACGAGTGCCTTTTTCGGCTGATTCCCGTATTTCCATTCGAATTAAATCTCTTTTGAATTGCGGCGAGTTGTCATTTATATCTTGGACGTGTAGATTTATACGATGTAATTCTAACGGATTTTCCAGAACTAGCTCCAGGCCTACGATGCAAGATGGTGTACTGCCACAAAGACTCTCTCTGTCAAGCCGTTCAGAAACACTCAGATCCCCGTTTTTCAGACTGATAACACAAAATCGCTCGTTATTCTCCTCGGAATCAATGCGGGCCTTTCGGGTTGAAAGGGCAGATATATCCAGACCAAGATCTTTGGCAATATTTCCAATGACTGTTCCTGGTTTTATCTCCTCTGGGACAGAATAGCTCACCTCGGCACACACGGATTGCAGCCCAAGTAGGCAGATGACAAAGCGGGTAACCAGGCCAAACTCCCCTTTGCGATCCATTGTTGAAAATGGCAAATATCCGCACCACAAAGACGATACTGAGAAGGTATTGAGTTCAACTCTTCAACACGTGTACGATGTGCGAAATAAGCAAAATACAAAGGCAGAAATCCGCAACACAATCCGACAGTTCGATCTGCAGCTGCAACATAACGGCAAACACAAAGCTTAAGCACAATGGGTGGAGACGTTAAGCTACCCAACACGGTAGTATTTTCTTGTAAACTGGTAGACAGCGACACTATGTGTTCATTTGAgatacattttcaacatttccaACATTTCTATGGATATACTTGACCAAATCACCGGAAGCTATGGCCAAGATTTTTGCAAAgttaaaacagtgtgtgagtcgatttttatttctatgctcatgtcatgatccacctgctgaccatttacactgtttacctcacctacttgcacgacatccactctgtactacctcacttttgtactacctccagaaccatatttattttacttattttatttttgttttaccttattctattttattttatcctattaTTATATGGTACTCGCTCTTACGTTCTATGTacgcaccaatcaccaagacaaattctgagtaatgtgaaacctcttcacttacatggcaataaattCGGATtctgattttttaaaacttaCTGTAAGTCCTACAGTAAAAGGCTGCAATTACGGTGCGTTGACTGACAAACGTACGTCTAAATACATGCATGAAAGTGTTAAATTTGAAACAATATTAATACTGTTTCCCAATTTCACAAAGGTTGAATGACATTTGTGTCgaaaacaacaataactgaCGTCTGCAACAGACATGGCTTTACATCTTCTTGCGTTTCCCAAACTGAAGTcttttcagcaccatggacagagcTTACTGGTGTCCATGAGGAAGACTGCAGTCGTTCCTTTGTCAGTGAGAAACTAAACTTGAAAGTGTGTTAAACCTAtgccatttcaaaataaagattaaagcATTCAAGACGAATTACATCACTGGTACTGCAGCAGAATTCATTTCAAGACACGGAACAAAATGGTGTTCGTTGCAGTTAACACTTCATTTCAGTACTGTAAGGACATTTTGCTAATATTGATGAGTTTACTGAAACACATCCTGATGACTGAGTGAAATGTTAGAGAGTcaacagagacaaaagcagCTCATTTGTATGACACAAAAAGTGCTGTTGATGGAAACCAGACAGATGAATGTtatcaaagagaaaaggagtgatgaAGGAGTTCACACCAATGAACGTATGACCTGTACGTAGTGGGTCATTTGAACTGCATTTTGTTTACACTGATTGTCCAGCTCATTTCCAGCTTTAGTTGAGCAAAAACATTTGAACCACTGAATAATCTTTCAGCCAAAGGATCAAAAATGTCATTGCTGGAGTGTAACACAAGGGACTTATATTTATGCACATCTGAACGGGACTTTCTTGTTAATGGCaaataagataaaaacaaattactcATGAAAGATATTCGATCATGGTCAACTACCGTGACTGtgaactaaataaatgaaattactaagaaattttgttttctttgctctggGGAAGGCACCTTAAGATAGAAATGGCAGCACAAAACATCCACTTTATAATTATtaatagagaaagaaaatgctttCTGAAAGTACTTTATTGACGGTTGATAATTATGTATATAGTGGTTGGCACTTCAAATATGTGGACTGCAGCCTCTGAACACCAGTGGATGAAAAAAAGAACTTCACACTCTTAAATTCTTACCTGGGAAGAATTGTCAGAGTCACCAAAAGCTTCAAGAAAGTCACTGGGACTTTTTCTGATTGTTTCCTCAGCAGGCAGCGTGTTGTCATTGTAAGACGTCACAAACTTAAAGTCACTGGTTCTTGATCCTGTCGTCAGATATGCGTCATAATTGTAAGCGCTGCGCAAAGTTCCTGTGCCGTCAACATCTGCGTAATTAGGAGGGAGATAAGCGCCGGGGATGGCGACTGCTCCATCAAACAACAGTCTGGGCTTTCTCCTGCGACAAAACCTCACacccaggatgatgatgatgaacgtCAGAAaaaacgtggacacacacaccagagcgaTAATAAGGTAAGACGTCAGTTTGGAATTCTTCTCCTCGTAAGAAATATCCTTCAGTTCGGGCACCTCAGCCAAGttgtcagaaatcagtaaatacatggaacaggtggcagacagagagggctggCCGTTATCTTTCACTGCCACAATAAGgttctgtttcatgctgtcagatTCAGAAATGTCCCGCTGTGTCCTGATCTCTCCGCTGTGGACACCAATACTGAAAAGGCCCGGATCAGTGGACTTCACTATATGATAAGACAGCCAGGCGTTCTGGCCGGAGTCCGCGTCCACCGCGATCACTTTGGACACCACAGAGCCTCCGTGGGCAGCTTTGGGGACCAGCTCGGTCATGAACGAGTTGCCCTCCGGGGCGGGGTAcaggatctgaggacagttgtcattcacatccgatatgaacacactgacggTCACGTTGCTGCTCAGCGGAGGAGAACCGTTGTCTCGGGCCATCACGTGGACTTTAAAACTCCTCAACTGCTCATAATCAAACGACCTCACAGCGTGGATCGCCCCCGTGTCTCCGTTCACAGACACGTAGGAGGACACCGGGGCACCGTTCACCTCACCGGccaacagagaataaatcactgtaCCGTTCTGTCTCCAGTCGGGGTCTCGAGCACTCACGGAACATAAAGTGGAGCctggtttgttattttcactcacatatgCGCTGTACGactgctcctcaaacacaggtgggttgtcgttgatgtctgctacagataactgaacagttttagacgaggacagaggtggagagcCCTCGTCAGTGGCACtgattgtaatgttgtaatcagACACCACTTCACGGTCCAGCTGTCCTGTGCTCACCAGagaataatagtttttaatagAAGGAACCAACTTAAAGGGGACGTCTTGCTGAATGGAGCAACGGACCTGTCCGTTGGTCTCAGAATCTGCATCCTGCACACTAATGATGCCCACCTCTGTACCAGGTGACACGTTCTCAGGTATGGGgtttttcagtgatttcagatATATCACCGGAgcgttgtcattcacatcagtgATATCAATCATTACTTTAGAATCTGATGAAAGTCCATAACCATCTTTGGCATTAATGCGCATCTCATATTTAGAATTACTCTCAAAGTCAAGCTGTCCTATAACTTTTATGTCTCCAGTGTTACTGTTCAGAGAGAAAACCTTTTTAGCTCTGTCTGGAATGCGGCTGAACTCATATGTCACCTCTCCATTGACGCCCTCGTCTGCATCAGTGGCACTTACTGTGATCACGACAGTATCAAGGGCGGAGTTTTCAGGCAAACTGGCTTTGTAAACGGCCTGGCTGAACACTGGAGCGTTATCATTAGCATCCAGCACACTCACGTGTATATTGGTCGTTCCTGATCTTTGTGGATTACCACCATCAACTGCAATCAGCACCAAATTTAAATCTTCTTCCTTTTCACGGTCGAGCTCTTTGTCTAACACCAGTTCGACGTTCTTAGATCCATCAGTGTCGTCTCGAACTGATAGCACGAAATGTTCATTCTTTTGCAGGCTGTATTGTTTCACAGTGTTTTGTCCAATATCAGCGTCGTGTGCTTCATTAACGTAATATCGAGCCCCTTTGTCGGCCGATTCTCGAATTTCCAGTTTCATTGTATCCTTTGGAAAAACGGGTGAATTGTCGTTGACATCCTGAATGAGCAGCGATATGCGGTGCAGCTCCAACGGGCTCTCGAGGACTAATTCAAATTTAAGCATACACGAAATCTTCTCCCCACACAGCTCCTCTCTGTCAATCCTTTCCTTGATGACTAAATTTCCCGTTTTAAGATCAATATCACAGTACTGCTGGTAGCGCTCCTCGGTATCAATACGAGCTGTACGAGTTAACAATTTCCCGACCTCCAGTCCGAGGTCCTTGGCAATGTTTCCAACAATGGATCCGGGTCTCACCTCCTCTGGAACAGAATAGCTGAGGTCTGCAGTGGTGATGTGGACCAAGATCGCAAAACCGCAGACAAAACCCAACAACGATTTCCCCTTGTGGTTCAttgtttcacagaaaataatctCCAAACACTCTGTTGCTACCGTCACAAATAAAACGTAATGGTAACATTAACATGCCACCTCCTGCAACAATGGCGACTCTGGATTTAATGCAAGATTACTCCCTTTGCAGTGGGTGGAGAAAAAAACCTCTCATATCTGTGAGAGACTAGCGACGCCGTGAGTTTATTTGGAACATTACATATAAATATCTTCAAGGATAAAATGCCTCGGTTTTTGAAAATTTCAGAACTTCAGTGCCGTACTTCATGTTAGGACGCAAAGGGAAAGGAGATTCCCGAGATGTTTTGGATTTGTTTAACAGGCGAATAGTACACACATATGGACGCAACActtttcagcaccatggacagcgtTTGAATGGTGACAACTGGACCACAAGTGTCCCGTCATTTACGATTCGACGTCATGATGTTTCAATAAGACGGAATGCTCACTGAACATAAAGAACTCTAATCTTTCACTCCAAATGTATTCCATCTTTTATGagctaaaaatgacaaagaatttcaagaatttccctcaagggattaataaagcaattaataaaggaattctgattctgaaaaagaaagagttcGGATTTGAATCAAGATCCTGGGTACAAAATATCAAgatttgattttcacatttgttaaaTAGAGggtgtgattttatttcatttgtgtgaGGAAAGTAATGTCCGAAGACCACGCCAATACACTCAGTAATCTGAACTGTTTTGACAACTTAAGCTTTCCATCAAttaataaaatctaaaacatgATTAAAGCAGACGGTCAACGTCACATTTGCAACAGTCACCTGAAATGCAACGAATTAAAAAGACTGGGATTGCCAtgtccaaaaaataaacatcGATTTGTTTAATTGTAGGCGGAAGGAGGTCTGACGTAAGACTTAAGCTATAAACATATTTGACTGAAAATTGATATGGCTTTCATCGAGGTTACACGTAATTGTTGCTTTAACAGCATTTACGTGAGCACATATCAGAGTGCAGTGAACTCGCTCATAATTACGgattaaaatgtatgaatgaaaaagaaaacaaacaaacttaaactACACAGACACGCAGACAAATGACTAAAACCGGGTGTAGTGGGAGGTAATTCATTCAATTTAAAAGCGAACCAGAAATTTTGAAGAAGCATATGCAAGAAATTAGAGTACTGAACGGAAAGCGTCAAGgtcaaccaaaataaaaatcaaatattataTGCAAAGACAGCAGCCCATGGCAATACAACAGGAAAGTCGCATCATTGTATTCAATGAGCTGGGTGATACGACATGTGTTCCTACCTCAGGAGAGCCGTCACAGTCTCCAAACACTTCTGCAAAGTCACTTGGACTTTTCCTCAGAGTCTGCTCAGCAGGCAGCGTGTTGTCATTGTAAGACGTCACAAACTTAAAGTCACTGGTTCTTGATCCTGTCGTCAGATATGCGTCATAATTGTAAGCGCTACGCAAAGTTCCTGTGCCGTCAACATCTGCGTAATTAGGAGGGAGATAAGCGCCGGGGATGGCGACTGCTCCATCAAACAACAGTCTGGGCTTTCTCCTGCGACAAAACCTCACacccaggatgatgatgatgaacgtCAGAAaaaacgtggacacacacaccagagcgaTAATAAGGTAAGACGTCAGTTTGGAATTCTTCTCCTCGTAAGAAATATCCTTCAGTTCGGGCACCTCAGCCAAGttgtcagaaatcagtaaatacatggaacaggtggcagacagagagggctggCCGTTATCTTTCACTGCCACAATAAGgttctgtttcatgctgtcagatTCAGAAATGTCCCGCTGTGTCCTGATCTCTCCGCTGTGGACACCAATAGTGAAAAGGCCCGGATCAGTGGACTTCACTATATGATAGGACAGCCAGGCGTTCTGGCCGGAGTCCGCGTCCACCGCGATCACTTTGGACACCACAGAGCCTCCGTGGGCAGCTTTGGGGACCAGCTCGGTCATGAACGAGTTGCCCTCCGGGGCGGGGTAcaggatctgaggacagttgtcattcacatccgatatgaacacactgacggtcacgttgctgctcagaggaggagaaccGTTGTCTCGGGCCATCACGTGGACTTTAAAACTCCTCAACTGCTCATAATCAAACGACCTCACAGCGTGGATCACCCCCGTGTCTCCGTTCACAGACACGTAGGAGGACACCGGGGCACCGTTCACCTCACCGGccaacagagaataaatcactgtaCCGTTCTGTCTCCAGTCGGGGTCTCGAGCACTCACGGAACATAAAGTGGAGccatgtttgttattttcactcacatatgCGCTGTACGactgctcctcaaacacaggtgggttgtcgttgatgtctgctacagataactgaacagttttagacgaggacagaggtggagagcCCTCGTCAGTGGCACtgattgtaatgttgtaatcagACACCACTTCACGGTCCAGCTGTCCTGTGCTCACCAGagaataatagtttttaatagACGGAACCAACTAAAAAGGCACGTTTTGCTGAATGGAGCAGCGGACCTTTCGGTTGGTCTCAGAGTCTCTGTCCTGCACGTTAATGATGCCCACCTCTGTACCAGGT containing:
- the LOC124068394 gene encoding protocadherin gamma-A12-like isoform X26 codes for the protein MNHKGKSLLGFVCGFAILVHITTADLSYSVPEEVRPGSIVGNIAKDLGLEVGKLLTRTARIDTEERYQQYCDIDLKTGNLVIKERIDREELCGEKISCMLKFELVLESPLELHRISLLIQDVNDNSPVFPKDTMKLEIRESADKGARYYVNEAHDADIGQNTVKQYSLQKNEHFVLSVRDDTDGSKNVELVLDKELDREKEEDLNLVLIAVDGGNPQRSGTTNIHVSVLDANDNAPVFSQAVYKASLPENSALDTVVITVSATDADEGVNGEVTYEFSRIPDRAKKVFSLNSNTGDIKVIGQLDFESNSKYEMRINAKDGYGLSSDSKVMIDITDVNDNAPVIYLKSLKNPIPENVSPGTEVGIISVQDADSETNGQVRCSIQQDVPFKLVPSIKNYYSLVSTGQLDREVVSDYNITISATDEGSPPLSSSKTVQLSVADINDNPPVFEEQSYSAYVSENNKPGSTLCSVSARDPDWRQNGTVIYSLLAGEVNGAPVSSYVSVNGDTGAIHAVRSFDYEQLRSFKVHVMARDNGSPPLSSNVTVSVFISDVNDNCPQILYPAPEGNSFMTELVPKAAHGGSVVSKVIAVDADSGQNAWLSYHIVKSTDPGLFSIGVHSGEIRTQRDISESDSMKQNLIVAVKDNGQPSLSATCSMYLLISDNLAEVPELKDISYEEKNSKLTSYLIIALVCVSTFFLTFIIIILGVRFCRRRKPRLLFDGAVAIPGAYLPPNYADVDGTGTLRSAYNYDAYLTTGSRTSDFKFVTSYNDNTLPAEETIRKSPSDFLEAFGDSDNSSQQKPPNNDWRFTQGQRPGPSGATGGPEVAMGTGPWPQPPTEAEQLQALMAAANEVSEATATLGPGTMGLSTRYSPQFTLQHVPDYRQNVYIPGSTATLTSNPQQQQATAQQATQQALPPPQASAQPEPPKAAQTPASKKKSTKKEKK
- the LOC124068394 gene encoding protocadherin gamma-A12-like isoform X16 — encoded protein: MNHKGKSLLGFVCGFAILVHITTADLSYSVPEEVRPGSIVGNIAKDLGLEVGKLLTRTARIDTEERYQQYCDIDLKTGNLVIKERIDREELCGEKISCMLKFELVLESPLELHRISLLIQDVNDNSPVFPKDTMKLEIRESADKGARYYVNEAHDADIGQNTVKQYSLQKNEHFVLSVRDDTDGSKNVELVLDKELDREKEEDLNLVLIAVDGGNPQRSGTTNIHVSVLDANDNAPVFSQAVYKASLPENSALDTVVITVSATDADEGVNGEVTYEFSRIPDRAKKVFSLNSNTGDIKVIGQLDFESNSKYEMRINAKDGYGLSSDSKVMIDITDVNDNAPVIYLKSLKNPIPENVSPGTEVGIISVQDADSETNGQVRCSIQQDVPFKLVPSIKNYYSLVSTGQLDREVVSDYNITISATDEGSPPLSSSKTVQLSVADINDNPPVFEEQSYSAYVSENNKPGSTLCSVSARDPDWRQNGTVIYSLLAGEVNGAPVSSYVSVNGDTGAIHAVRSFDYEQLRSFKVHVMARDNGSPPLSSNVTVSVFISDVNDNCPQILYPAPEGNSFMTELVPKAAHGGSVVSKVIAVDADSGQNAWLSYHIVKSTDPGLFSIGVHSGEIRTQRDISESDSMKQNLIVAVKDNGQPSLSATCSMYLLISDNLAEVPELKDISYEEKNSKLTSYLIIALVCVSTFFLTFIIIILGVRFCRRRKPRLLFDGAVAIPGAYLPPNYADVDGTGTLRSAYNYDAYLTTGSRTSDFKFVTSYNDNTLPAEETIRKSPSDFLEAFGDSDNSSQQKPPNNDWRFTQGQRPGPSGPHMPYGTHIRWTPKSGTRATGGPEVAMGTGPWPQPPTEAEQLQALMAAANEVSEATATLGPGTMGLSTRYSPQFTLQHVPDYRQNVYIPGSTATLTSNPQQQQATAQQATQQALPPPQASAQPEPPKAAQTPASKKKSTKKEKK